A part of Paenibacillus sp. 481 genomic DNA contains:
- a CDS encoding DUF5808 domain-containing protein yields the protein MTQETMIMMSSSYLMFALMLSLQVYIGLRTMLFGILLPEEALQDTAVRAIRRNYALLTSGIAVVIGGASLLWIRHQPEQSFLCWTIAILLLMIASSFAVWISRKSAQRLKAARGWQVVAQSKRTASLVVGRTHGSVLSYWWYLAHVAVIALCIFFAIARWDAIPQWLHLGVYDFYKSVWTVFMLNILQALNIVFFVGFNLIISRARTSLDPQDREGSLQKQLKHKKIHSILIWGASLLIVVFLGVTQAIALYGWQGNLLFHSGMSLWVALFLALIGVMLYLRIKGIDQLRDVPSLDERHWKWLGGIYVNPEDSAVIVPNIHGFGWTINMANPIGKIIAAATIAVSVLVILVFVYFL from the coding sequence TTGACACAAGAAACGATGATCATGATGTCCAGTAGTTATTTGATGTTTGCTCTGATGCTCAGCTTACAGGTCTATATCGGCTTGCGGACCATGCTGTTCGGCATCTTGCTACCGGAGGAGGCCCTGCAGGACACAGCCGTCCGTGCCATTCGCCGGAATTACGCTTTGCTTACGAGCGGTATTGCGGTCGTCATCGGCGGAGCTAGCTTGTTATGGATTCGTCATCAACCGGAGCAGAGTTTCCTATGTTGGACGATAGCCATCTTGCTGTTAATGATTGCGTCAAGCTTCGCCGTTTGGATTAGTCGAAAGTCCGCGCAACGCTTGAAGGCGGCCAGAGGCTGGCAGGTTGTCGCGCAGTCGAAGCGCACAGCGAGCCTCGTGGTCGGCCGGACGCATGGCTCGGTGCTGAGCTATTGGTGGTATTTGGCACATGTCGCCGTGATTGCGCTATGTATCTTCTTTGCCATCGCGAGGTGGGATGCGATTCCACAATGGTTGCATCTCGGAGTTTATGACTTTTACAAATCCGTGTGGACCGTGTTCATGCTGAACATTTTGCAAGCGTTGAATATCGTGTTTTTCGTCGGTTTTAATCTGATCATCAGCCGCGCCAGAACATCGCTGGATCCCCAAGACCGGGAAGGTTCGTTGCAAAAACAGTTGAAGCACAAGAAAATTCATTCGATTCTGATCTGGGGCGCTTCACTCCTAATCGTTGTATTTCTAGGGGTGACGCAAGCCATAGCGTTGTACGGTTGGCAGGGAAATCTGCTCTTCCACTCCGGCATGTCGCTCTGGGTAGCGCTCTTCTTGGCACTGATCGGCGTTATGCTTTACCTGCGAATCAAAGGTATCGATCAGCTAAGGGACGTTCCCTCGCTGGATGAACGGCACTGGAAGTGGCTGGGCGGTATTTACGTGAACCCAGAAGACTCGGCGGTGATTGTTCCGAACATTCACGGTTTCGGCTGGACGATCAATATGGCCAATCCAATAGGTAAGATCATAGCCGCCGCAACGATAGCCGTTTCGGTGCTCGTCATTCTCGTGTTTGTCTATTTTTTATAA
- a CDS encoding GntR family transcriptional regulator, producing MFIELDLQSETPIYEQLVDQIVEGIASGALQPGDPLPSIRSLAEDLGINLHTVNKAYNLLKQEGLLQVHRKKGVIVQPDGMPGLTAAFEEKLRQQLRSLAAAAAVRGMSEEVFAQESRSVYRDMITNRGGEQR from the coding sequence TTGTTCATAGAGCTCGATTTACAATCGGAAACCCCGATTTATGAACAACTGGTTGACCAAATCGTCGAAGGGATCGCCTCGGGTGCTTTGCAGCCGGGGGATCCACTTCCATCGATCCGGAGCTTGGCGGAGGACTTGGGGATCAATCTCCATACCGTCAACAAAGCCTACAATTTGCTCAAGCAGGAGGGCTTACTTCAAGTACACCGGAAAAAGGGCGTTATCGTTCAGCCCGACGGGATGCCCGGCTTGACGGCGGCGTTCGAAGAGAAGCTCCGGCAGCAGTTGCGGTCGCTTGCGGCGGCAGCTGCGGTACGAGGCATGTCGGAAGAGGTATTCGCGCAGGAGAGTAGGTCGGTATATCGAGATATGATTACGAATCGCGGAGGGGAACAACGTTGA
- a CDS encoding HIT family protein, whose amino-acid sequence MNCFGCRLANQLEEVNVVFENDFITCILDIEPLNEGHVLILPKTHVKELDEIDELTMKSIIDGSILVSRALKKIYNPDGISIMQNGGIFNDLDHYHMHVFPRYKDDGFGWLEPNHQSNTDLEHVKAKIIDELSHVEK is encoded by the coding sequence ATGAACTGTTTTGGGTGCCGTTTGGCGAATCAATTAGAAGAGGTAAATGTAGTATTTGAAAATGATTTCATTACGTGCATTCTAGACATCGAACCTCTCAACGAAGGGCATGTACTCATTTTGCCGAAAACGCATGTTAAGGAGCTTGATGAGATAGACGAATTAACGATGAAATCGATTATAGACGGTTCCATATTAGTATCAAGGGCACTGAAAAAAATATATAATCCGGATGGAATATCAATCATGCAAAATGGTGGGATTTTTAACGATTTAGATCATTATCATATGCACGTATTTCCGAGATATAAGGACGATGGATTCGGCTGGCTGGAACCAAATCATCAGTCAAATACAGACTTAGAGCACGTAAAGGCTAAGATAATAGATGAGCTAAGTCATGTTGAAAAATAA
- a CDS encoding S-layer homology domain-containing protein, giving the protein MVRKQVNKEYKARDSWSRKRMVSLIMSFVLLSGQFAIPPSAAEAAPAATVDGATFFVDSDNWGGGASDSKADGDLDVGLKNQNIEAVDNYKRYPVEFKITNVNKLPTKSAQLLIRALDVDEYNAGASDNGEWDRVYFSSNAADIAFGNPYTPWQTSWNWTNNISKSGIAPKGTGYKREITQGAYLGTLSGQDSKWNTTVMNFKPNEFHRIAKGDNYVGVTIHHYFQDRRSSAPNTNWQMTVDWAQLIIDGGGRVSGEIDKADLKVETDKVTIDTSFIPKVPGNFAMEVNVIEKSIVNGQEVERNLGISQQLFPTAEQGKAENWNNITIEDGSIDPSKEYVVNIILFEDRGNGRKEEAGTNAGEAQHVVTFSTHDPLVADVAKSALRSAPTAFTADDFKAKYFKVNGGAPNGAHLQSVKIVTLPDPAKGHLEHKGLAVTKNQLIPVQELNKLVFVPVAGGFDGTVDFMWNGYNGTKFAVDDAKVTVNSSPEVMDIHKVMKAGDAELPFTNAGDFAPNYVDPGNEQLEKGKIISLPDPLKGKLVLVNSSGVQTDVTAGQEIAAVDLDRLKFIPQPNVAGVVEFEWSGSDGLQYALQSKTVTIVINTPPVVGRIDKSGIPGATIGFTAANFTAVPAYTDVDGDSLQQVKLTVPSDLADKGRLKYTSSVTGAVYLAPSSEVTLSAAELNSLQFETSPSLPEGSVVSIPWYGSDGMHFSEQPGSIHITYSGVPVAESFSVDANEGASSVSIVLRGSDRESVTGITYGINVSPQKGTLTLDPTDQTGATWIFTPNADFTFGQDHFTYTVTDQDGNTSVSAGSITIVLNKALHGWTGNKDQGNTEVVRALPNEPLKMTAVSSITAAGVTATVNGDTVSLTLSNAATWAADGFKKWESSSYVVPATTSGGQHTVTYVAVNGAGAVLQIESADRLADNHFKMAGASLTLTANPAQILGDGKSTTVLSANVVDESGNPVEDVEVIFSAPTATGEFVGTNKAITNAQGIAQTTYKSAQITGVSPQHITLKAVVNDVKLGLTAEQDIAITFMPASIKGLITSGDNSKPVAGASVRVTLDMNGDGVITPGVDFDETVVTDQSGTYSVVVPKGDATYEMTVTQLVNIGGVPTPVSYKQTAKVEEVTGAGNQSFDSEKTVAGNILVKQPNGNTAVLAQELLSKASVYLKKSDGTYVSQSGTPIAFPLQGQGVFNANGIAIGDYQLEVRYEVASGQSVVIGRSPVKVSASGELNISTGLIDPYGTITDAVTNNVIEGAKVTLQYANTPRNTAKGLVPGQGVKLPAINGFAPSNNASPEQLSDPNGLYAYMVYPETDYVLVVTKQGYESYTSPVLSVEYDIVKHDVKLQPLGANGGGTQQPPDNSTNGTDSSDSSGTSDVSDTSGSSGSSSTSDGSDTAGSSSSSSSGSSSTIDSTKLGIQVTIDSSKVKEGEKSQLTVDYKNQTSSSISSGEVRLTLPAGVVVVDAAGGVVTGNTIVWKVTNVASGQGGNYKPIIQWPFMNTADTVLDITGELAVNGANSKAAVKVNVFSQRFGELKHYRYILGFPDKEFKPNGHLTRAELAAIVARLTENGTITYELPYTDIRSGHWATNYIKIATKHGYFSGYNNATFRPDAPVTRGELAAVMTRFLKLEVNRPVSMHFTDTTGHWAGNMIEALYNGKLLRGYTDGTFKPSKRITRVEAVTMINSMLYRGPLQGLAPLFPDMPTSHWGFGDVQEATVSHESVRNDNSSEKWLKSLPDQVQ; this is encoded by the coding sequence ATGGTAAGAAAGCAAGTAAACAAGGAATACAAAGCTAGGGATTCATGGTCGAGGAAGCGGATGGTGTCGCTCATCATGTCATTCGTTCTTCTAAGCGGGCAGTTTGCAATACCACCATCAGCGGCTGAAGCTGCACCCGCAGCGACAGTGGATGGTGCAACCTTTTTTGTTGACTCTGACAACTGGGGTGGAGGGGCAAGCGATTCAAAAGCAGATGGGGATTTAGATGTCGGCTTAAAGAACCAGAACATAGAGGCTGTTGACAACTATAAAAGGTACCCTGTCGAATTCAAGATTACGAACGTCAATAAGTTGCCAACCAAAAGCGCACAATTGCTAATACGCGCATTGGATGTGGATGAGTATAATGCGGGTGCATCAGACAATGGTGAATGGGATCGTGTGTATTTTTCTTCGAATGCCGCTGATATCGCCTTCGGCAATCCTTACACGCCTTGGCAGACCTCATGGAATTGGACCAACAATATTTCTAAATCCGGTATTGCGCCAAAAGGAACAGGCTACAAACGTGAAATTACGCAGGGGGCTTATCTGGGGACGTTGTCAGGCCAAGATAGCAAATGGAATACAACGGTTATGAACTTTAAACCTAACGAATTTCACCGAATCGCAAAAGGTGACAATTACGTTGGCGTTACGATCCACCATTACTTCCAAGATAGGCGCAGCAGTGCGCCGAATACAAACTGGCAAATGACGGTCGATTGGGCCCAGCTTATTATCGATGGTGGGGGTCGCGTATCCGGCGAGATCGATAAGGCCGATTTAAAAGTGGAGACAGATAAAGTAACAATCGATACGAGCTTTATCCCTAAGGTACCTGGAAATTTTGCGATGGAAGTTAACGTCATCGAGAAATCAATCGTAAATGGGCAGGAAGTTGAACGGAACCTAGGCATTTCCCAGCAGCTATTCCCAACCGCTGAGCAAGGGAAAGCTGAGAACTGGAACAACATCACAATTGAGGACGGTTCAATCGATCCTTCGAAGGAATATGTAGTCAACATTATTTTGTTCGAAGATCGTGGGAATGGCCGTAAGGAAGAAGCGGGCACGAATGCTGGCGAGGCTCAACATGTCGTGACGTTCTCTACCCATGATCCACTCGTGGCGGATGTAGCGAAATCTGCGCTTCGTTCCGCACCGACTGCGTTTACCGCTGATGACTTCAAAGCGAAGTATTTCAAAGTAAACGGGGGTGCGCCTAACGGTGCACATTTGCAAAGTGTGAAGATTGTGACGCTGCCAGACCCAGCAAAAGGACATCTTGAGCATAAAGGGTTAGCGGTAACAAAAAATCAACTCATTCCTGTGCAAGAATTGAACAAGCTTGTATTCGTTCCAGTCGCTGGCGGTTTCGACGGCACAGTTGATTTTATGTGGAACGGTTACAACGGAACGAAGTTTGCTGTGGATGACGCCAAAGTTACGGTGAATAGCTCACCTGAAGTGATGGACATCCACAAGGTAATGAAAGCAGGCGATGCGGAGTTACCGTTTACGAATGCAGGAGATTTCGCACCGAATTACGTGGACCCAGGCAATGAGCAGCTTGAAAAAGGTAAGATTATTTCACTGCCTGATCCCTTGAAAGGGAAGTTGGTACTCGTGAATAGTTCTGGCGTGCAGACAGATGTTACAGCAGGTCAAGAAATTGCTGCTGTGGATCTGGATCGTCTGAAGTTCATCCCACAGCCAAATGTGGCTGGTGTCGTGGAGTTCGAGTGGAGCGGTTCCGATGGACTCCAATATGCACTTCAGTCCAAGACGGTAACGATCGTGATCAATACACCGCCAGTCGTAGGTCGGATTGATAAATCCGGTATTCCTGGTGCGACGATTGGTTTCACGGCAGCTAACTTTACAGCTGTTCCTGCGTATACCGACGTTGACGGCGACTCCTTGCAGCAAGTCAAGCTTACGGTTCCGTCTGACTTAGCGGACAAGGGCCGACTAAAATATACATCAAGTGTAACAGGCGCGGTATATCTCGCTCCTAGTAGCGAGGTCACGTTATCCGCAGCCGAGCTGAACAGCTTGCAATTTGAAACTTCGCCTTCATTACCTGAAGGCAGTGTCGTATCGATCCCGTGGTATGGTTCCGACGGCATGCATTTCTCCGAGCAGCCAGGAAGTATTCACATCACATACAGCGGTGTTCCTGTAGCGGAATCTTTTAGCGTTGATGCGAATGAAGGAGCTTCTTCCGTATCGATCGTGCTACGTGGTTCCGATCGCGAAAGCGTGACGGGCATTACATATGGGATTAACGTGAGTCCGCAAAAAGGGACTTTGACACTTGACCCGACCGATCAAACGGGTGCGACTTGGATCTTTACACCGAATGCAGACTTTACATTCGGTCAAGATCATTTCACCTATACGGTGACCGATCAAGATGGAAATACAAGTGTATCAGCTGGCTCCATTACGATTGTGCTTAACAAGGCACTTCATGGATGGACGGGTAATAAAGATCAAGGAAATACAGAAGTCGTAAGGGCGCTGCCTAACGAGCCGTTGAAAATGACTGCTGTCAGCTCGATTACAGCAGCAGGTGTTACGGCGACCGTGAACGGCGATACCGTGTCGTTGACGCTTAGTAATGCAGCCACTTGGGCAGCAGACGGCTTCAAAAAATGGGAGAGCAGCAGCTATGTCGTACCAGCTACAACGAGTGGTGGCCAACATACTGTAACGTATGTAGCCGTTAATGGAGCTGGTGCTGTGTTGCAAATTGAATCAGCGGACAGGCTCGCTGATAACCATTTCAAAATGGCAGGAGCTAGCCTTACACTTACGGCAAACCCTGCTCAGATATTGGGCGACGGCAAATCGACAACGGTATTGTCGGCCAACGTAGTAGACGAGAGTGGCAATCCTGTGGAGGACGTCGAAGTCATATTTAGCGCTCCGACGGCGACAGGGGAGTTTGTAGGCACGAATAAAGCGATTACGAATGCGCAAGGAATTGCGCAGACGACTTACAAATCCGCTCAAATTACAGGTGTTTCGCCACAACATATTACGTTGAAGGCGGTAGTGAACGACGTCAAGCTCGGATTGACTGCGGAGCAAGACATCGCGATTACGTTTATGCCAGCTTCGATTAAGGGTTTAATCACGTCTGGTGACAACAGTAAGCCAGTGGCAGGAGCAAGCGTGCGTGTAACGCTTGATATGAACGGCGATGGCGTCATTACGCCTGGGGTTGATTTTGACGAGACGGTAGTAACGGATCAAAGCGGTACGTATAGCGTCGTGGTGCCTAAGGGCGACGCAACCTATGAAATGACCGTCACACAGCTGGTCAACATTGGTGGCGTACCGACTCCGGTAAGCTATAAGCAAACCGCTAAGGTTGAAGAGGTGACGGGAGCTGGTAATCAGAGCTTCGATTCGGAGAAAACCGTTGCTGGCAATATATTAGTGAAGCAGCCGAACGGCAATACGGCTGTGCTTGCTCAAGAGCTACTCAGCAAAGCTAGTGTGTACTTAAAGAAGTCTGACGGCACTTACGTGTCACAAAGTGGAACGCCTATTGCCTTCCCATTGCAAGGACAAGGCGTATTTAATGCCAACGGAATCGCGATTGGCGATTATCAGCTGGAAGTACGCTACGAAGTGGCGTCTGGTCAATCTGTTGTGATTGGTCGTAGTCCTGTTAAAGTATCAGCTTCAGGTGAGCTCAATATTTCGACTGGACTAATCGATCCATATGGCACGATTACAGATGCTGTCACGAATAACGTCATTGAAGGGGCGAAAGTGACTCTTCAATATGCCAACACGCCTAGAAACACGGCCAAAGGACTCGTTCCAGGACAAGGCGTTAAGCTGCCTGCTATTAATGGGTTTGCACCGAGCAATAACGCAAGTCCAGAACAGTTAAGTGATCCTAATGGATTGTACGCTTACATGGTGTATCCAGAAACGGATTATGTACTCGTCGTTACGAAGCAGGGATATGAATCGTATACGAGCCCGGTATTGTCCGTCGAATATGATATTGTAAAGCATGATGTAAAGCTGCAACCGCTTGGAGCGAATGGTGGAGGAACACAGCAGCCACCTGATAATTCTACGAATGGTACAGATTCATCAGACTCGTCAGGCACATCCGATGTATCTGATACATCAGGTTCGTCAGGTTCGTCAAGTACGTCCGACGGATCAGACACAGCAGGCTCTTCAAGCTCTTCAAGCTCTGGCTCGTCATCGACAATTGACAGTACGAAGCTGGGCATTCAAGTGACGATCGATAGCAGTAAAGTGAAGGAAGGGGAGAAATCCCAACTTACCGTGGATTATAAGAATCAAACTTCAAGTTCGATTTCTTCCGGTGAGGTTCGCTTGACGCTTCCTGCGGGTGTTGTTGTCGTAGATGCTGCTGGCGGTGTCGTAACAGGAAACACGATCGTGTGGAAAGTAACGAATGTAGCGAGTGGGCAAGGCGGTAATTATAAGCCGATTATCCAATGGCCGTTCATGAATACGGCTGACACGGTGTTGGATATTACAGGAGAGTTAGCTGTGAACGGGGCGAATTCGAAAGCAGCCGTTAAAGTGAACGTATTTTCGCAACGTTTTGGTGAGCTTAAACATTATCGTTACATTTTAGGCTTCCCTGACAAAGAGTTTAAGCCTAACGGCCACCTGACACGCGCAGAGCTTGCGGCAATTGTCGCACGTTTGACAGAGAACGGCACGATTACTTACGAGCTGCCGTACACCGATATTCGTTCGGGTCACTGGGCGACTAATTATATCAAAATTGCAACGAAGCACGGGTATTTCAGCGGTTATAACAACGCGACCTTCCGTCCTGACGCACCTGTTACACGGGGTGAGTTGGCTGCTGTTATGACGCGTTTCCTGAAGCTTGAAGTTAATCGTCCTGTATCTATGCATTTTACAGATACGACTGGACACTGGGCTGGAAACATGATTGAAGCGCTGTATAATGGCAAATTGCTACGTGGATATACAGACGGCACCTTTAAGCCGTCCAAACGAATTACACGTGTAGAAGCCGTTACCATGATTAACAGCATGCTCTATCGTGGCCCATTGCAAGGCCTTGCGCCATTGTTCCCTGATATGCCGACAAGTCATTGGGGCTTTGGTGATGTACAAGAGGCAACGGTTTCGCACGAATCCGTTCGCAATGATAATAGTAGCGAGAAGTGGCTCAAATCGCTCCCTGACCAAGTTCAATAA
- a CDS encoding Gfo/Idh/MocA family oxidoreductase, with translation MKIAFVGCGTMGRRYAHNFTRMEGVTLVGGLAASQQSAARFAGTYGTEAFTSFDEIITRANPAVVCTALPTHLHKEFVLKAADCVKAS, from the coding sequence ATGAAAATTGCGTTTGTCGGTTGCGGTACGATGGGGCGCCGGTATGCGCATAACTTCACCCGGATGGAGGGCGTCACTCTCGTCGGCGGGCTTGCCGCATCGCAACAGTCGGCAGCGAGGTTTGCAGGGACGTACGGGACGGAAGCCTTTACTTCGTTCGATGAAATAATAACGAGGGCGAACCCGGCCGTCGTGTGCACTGCCCTGCCGACCCATTTGCACAAGGAGTTCGTGTTGAAGGCGGCGGATTGCGTCAAAGCTTCTTAA
- a CDS encoding AraC family transcriptional regulator: MNFLNKLKYYTVYRKFYIMFILLVTLTVVAISSILFLLFYRSATREVVDISKSILAQTSYSAQIMNEQMLSVGNQMLLDRDINEVLFSERQDPITEFKALQKISELQSVYPFIRYVSLYNADTAHYIVSKGISGPYEDEMLRKLKASKRTDYLELFPRVVRVSPSQNYNLISFIFSLSNPVSMGSSGAIVVNVDSTYLQGMINGLGTHFKGEVFVMSERGTVLSHTSPDMFLYNYSKQQQFETVIAAKTAEGSYLYETDGQKKLITYIKSADTGWFFVSVQPYAELISNTAKLRDMTLWIAAVLIVLGLIIAFWLTNNVYNPIDSLMRKFSSINQSLNDRASRDEFQVLEHNLTSFAEKTSALEDRVALTQRISRKAYLQHYLQGNMKDFPNIGGIANDLSRHLAGPYFCVILLKIDQYSEIKQNNPDMTGLYRFAMNNISQEILAQHFASGDYICDDIYTGEDEVCILSQFSKDVQPSDLTAPIKQLQNMMNDYFKFAFSAGIGSVVSAKEDISYSFREAVESVRYRFFYGHRSILHPKLIAGHREASGKYPIGLEKKFIEALQLTDSAQLERLIQQFIQDIGHLSEKDAKAFIYQLTAAWIKHFQSAIDDNLHEFKGMTDRLSEAETLSEAGTHMRKLGGMLMQLLTGSTYDKNKSAVESVCKYMQEHYSKSDISLESMADKVKLSPGYLGKQFRKVCHMSFNEYLKLVRLEKSKELLATTNDSIATISEQIGIPNSTYFFTLFKKTYGLSPSQFRSQLAHNEIYQK, from the coding sequence GTGAACTTTTTGAACAAACTTAAATATTATACCGTCTACCGCAAATTTTATATTATGTTCATTCTTTTGGTTACGCTTACAGTTGTGGCTATCAGCAGCATACTTTTCCTCTTGTTCTACAGAAGCGCCACCCGCGAAGTCGTCGACATATCGAAGTCCATTTTGGCCCAGACGAGCTATTCGGCGCAAATTATGAACGAGCAGATGCTCTCCGTCGGCAACCAAATGCTATTGGATCGCGACATTAACGAGGTGCTGTTCTCGGAGCGGCAAGACCCGATTACGGAGTTCAAAGCGCTGCAAAAGATTTCGGAGCTTCAAAGCGTCTATCCTTTCATTCGTTATGTAAGCCTTTACAATGCGGACACGGCCCATTATATCGTCTCCAAAGGAATATCCGGGCCCTACGAGGACGAAATGCTGCGGAAGTTGAAGGCGAGCAAACGAACGGACTATTTGGAGCTGTTTCCGAGAGTCGTACGCGTGTCGCCGTCGCAAAACTATAATTTGATCAGCTTTATTTTCTCGCTATCCAATCCGGTTTCCATGGGCTCCAGCGGCGCGATCGTCGTGAATGTGGACAGCACTTATCTTCAAGGGATGATCAACGGGCTCGGAACCCATTTCAAGGGTGAAGTATTCGTCATGAGCGAGAGAGGTACCGTTCTATCGCATACGAGTCCGGACATGTTCCTGTACAATTACTCCAAGCAACAGCAGTTCGAAACCGTCATCGCCGCCAAAACGGCCGAAGGCTCTTATCTGTACGAGACCGACGGCCAAAAAAAGCTGATTACCTATATCAAATCGGCTGATACGGGCTGGTTCTTCGTCAGCGTGCAGCCTTACGCCGAATTGATCTCCAACACCGCGAAGCTGCGCGACATGACGCTGTGGATCGCCGCCGTTCTGATCGTTCTCGGTCTGATCATCGCTTTCTGGCTAACGAACAACGTGTACAATCCGATCGACTCGCTGATGCGTAAATTCAGCTCCATCAATCAAAGCTTGAACGATCGGGCGAGCCGCGACGAATTTCAGGTGCTGGAACATAATTTGACGTCATTCGCAGAAAAGACGAGCGCGCTTGAGGATCGGGTTGCGCTTACCCAACGCATCTCACGTAAAGCGTACCTGCAGCATTATTTGCAGGGCAATATGAAGGATTTTCCGAACATCGGGGGAATTGCAAACGACCTGTCCCGGCATTTGGCCGGTCCGTATTTTTGCGTAATCCTGCTGAAAATCGACCAATACTCCGAAATCAAACAAAACAACCCCGATATGACCGGGTTGTACCGTTTTGCCATGAACAACATTTCGCAGGAAATTTTGGCCCAGCATTTCGCAAGCGGCGATTACATATGCGACGATATTTATACCGGCGAGGACGAGGTTTGCATTTTAAGTCAGTTCAGCAAGGACGTACAGCCAAGCGACCTGACCGCTCCCATTAAACAATTGCAAAATATGATGAACGATTATTTCAAATTTGCGTTTTCGGCCGGAATCGGCAGCGTCGTATCTGCAAAGGAAGACATCTCCTATTCTTTTCGGGAGGCGGTGGAATCCGTTCGCTACCGTTTCTTTTACGGTCATCGTTCCATCCTTCACCCCAAGCTGATTGCCGGTCACCGGGAAGCGAGCGGCAAATATCCGATCGGGTTGGAGAAAAAGTTCATCGAGGCGCTGCAGCTAACCGATTCGGCTCAACTGGAACGGCTTATCCAGCAGTTTATACAAGATATCGGCCATCTGTCCGAAAAAGATGCCAAAGCCTTCATTTATCAATTGACAGCAGCCTGGATCAAGCACTTTCAATCCGCCATCGACGACAATCTTCATGAATTTAAAGGCATGACGGATCGATTGTCCGAAGCGGAAACGTTATCTGAAGCCGGGACGCACATGAGAAAGCTGGGCGGCATGCTCATGCAGCTGCTGACAGGCTCGACCTACGACAAGAACAAATCGGCCGTCGAGAGCGTGTGCAAATATATGCAGGAGCATTACAGCAAGAGCGATATTTCGCTGGAATCGATGGCGGACAAGGTGAAGCTGTCTCCGGGCTATCTGGGCAAACAGTTCCGAAAGGTTTGCCATATGTCCTTCAACGAATACTTGAAGCTCGTAAGGCTCGAAAAGTCCAAGGAGCTCCTTGCGACGACCAACGATTCCATCGCTACTATCAGCGAACAGATTGGCATTCCCAATTCGACTTACTTTTTTACTCTGTTCAAGAAAACGTACGGCCTCTCGCCTTCCCAATTCAGAAGCCAGCTTGCCCATAACGAAATCTATCAGAAGTAG